The Methanothrix sp. genome has a segment encoding these proteins:
- the cas1 gene encoding CRISPR-associated endonuclease Cas1, with translation MSRIILSDRGTFLGKSSEQFRITRRDLPDVLVPARGVEQILVLGSGISVSSDAIQMADDLGVEVVFASYYGKPLARLIPASLGGTVRTRREQYYAYNDSRGTDLACSFVRGKLKNQASLLKSFAKKWKGQKEDLWREFRANSSRIEELIPRLDLIKGQVELVRGEIMGVEGMGAEIYWRTWARLIPDDWGFPGRDYPAARDQINSLLNFGYYVLEQEVWAATLYAGLDPYAGFLHADRPGKEKLVYDMMEEFRPLVVDRVVVSLAKEMRPGHFQDDCRMTKDGIKIASSAFYGRLDESITYREKRQILRNIIRSQASAAATFLRGERPCYEPFTPRW, from the coding sequence ATGTCGCGCATCATCCTCTCCGACCGGGGCACCTTCCTGGGCAAATCCAGCGAGCAGTTTCGCATCACCAGAAGGGATCTGCCCGATGTGCTCGTTCCTGCCAGAGGGGTAGAGCAGATACTGGTCCTGGGCAGTGGCATCTCCGTCTCCTCCGATGCCATTCAGATGGCGGACGATCTGGGGGTTGAGGTGGTCTTCGCCAGCTACTACGGCAAGCCCCTGGCCAGGCTCATTCCCGCCAGCTTAGGGGGCACAGTGAGGACCAGAAGGGAGCAGTACTATGCCTACAACGACTCTCGCGGAACCGATCTGGCCTGTTCCTTCGTCCGGGGGAAACTGAAGAATCAGGCCTCCCTCCTGAAATCATTCGCGAAAAAATGGAAAGGCCAAAAGGAGGACTTATGGCGAGAATTTCGCGCGAACTCAAGCCGGATCGAGGAGCTGATCCCCAGGCTGGATCTCATAAAAGGGCAGGTGGAGCTTGTCCGGGGAGAGATCATGGGGGTGGAGGGAATGGGAGCAGAGATCTACTGGAGGACCTGGGCCCGGCTGATCCCGGACGACTGGGGATTCCCCGGCCGGGACTACCCTGCAGCCAGGGATCAGATCAACTCTCTCCTGAACTTCGGCTACTACGTTCTGGAGCAGGAGGTCTGGGCAGCAACCCTTTATGCGGGCCTGGACCCCTATGCCGGCTTTCTACATGCCGACCGGCCGGGCAAGGAGAAGCTGGTCTACGATATGATGGAGGAGTTCAGGCCTTTAGTGGTGGACAGAGTGGTGGTGAGCCTGGCTAAAGAGATGCGGCCCGGCCACTTCCAGGACGACTGTCGCATGACCAAGGATGGCATAAAGATCGCCTCATCGGCATTCTACGGCCGGCTTGATGAGAGCATAACCTATCGGGAGAAGAGGCAGATCTTAAGAAACATCATCCGCTCTCAGGCATCAGCAGCAGCAACATTCCTCCGCGGGGAGAGACCATGCTACGAGCCATTCACCCCTCGATGGTGA